Proteins encoded by one window of Papio anubis isolate 15944 chromosome 7, Panubis1.0, whole genome shotgun sequence:
- the EIF2S1 gene encoding eukaryotic translation initiation factor 2 subunit 1, with product MPGLSCRFYQHKFPEVEDVVMVNVRSIAEMGAYVSLLEYNNIEGMILLSELSRRRIRSINKLIRIGRNECVVVIRVDKEKGYIDLSKRRVSPEEAIKCEDKFTKSKTVYSILRHVAEVLEYTKDEQLESLFQRTAWVFDDKYKRPGYGAYDAFKHAVSDPSILDSLDLNEDEREVLINNINRRLTPQAVKIRADIEVACYGYEGIDAVKEALRAGLNCSTENMPIKINLIAPPRYVMTTTTLERTEGLSVLSQAMAVIKEKIEEKRGVFNVQMEPKVVTDTDETELARQMERLERENAEVDGDDDAEEMEAKAED from the exons ATGCCGGGTCTAAGTTGTAGATTTTATCAACACAAATTTCCTGAGGTGGAAGATGTAGTGATGGTGAATGTCAGATCCATTGCTGAAATGGGGGCTTATGTCAGCTTGCTGGAATACAACAACATTGAAGGCATGATTCTTCTTAGTGAATTATCCAGAAGGCGTATCCGTTCTATCAACAAACTCATCCGAATTGGCAGGAATGAGTGTGTGGTTGTCATTAGGGTGGACAAAGAAAAAG gaTATATTGATTTGTCAAAAAGAAGAGTTTCTCCAGAGGAAGCAATCAAATGTGAAGACAAATTCACAAAATCGAAAACT gttTATAGCATTCTTCGTCATGTTGCTGAGGTGTTAGAATACACCAAGGATGAGCAGCTGGAGAGCCTATTCCAGAGGACTGCCTGGGTCTTTGATGACAAGTACAAGAGACCTGGATATGGTGCCTATGATGCATTTAAGCATGCAGTCTC AGACCCATCTATTTTGGATAGTTTAGATTTGAATGAAGATGAACGGGAAGTActcattaataatattaataggcGCTTAACCCCACAGGCTGTCAAAATTCGAGCAg ATATTGAAGTGGCTTGTTATGGTTATGAAGGCATTGATGCTGTAAAAGAAGCCCTAAGAGCAGGTTTGAATTGTTCTACAGAAAACATGCCCATTAAG aTTAATCTAATAGCTCCTCCTCGGTATGTAATGACTACGACAACCCTGGAGAGAACAGAAGGCCTTTCTGTCCTCAGTCAAGCTATGGCTGTTATCAAAGAAAAGATTGAGGAAAAGAGGGGTGTGTTCAATGTTCAAATGGAG CCCAAAGTGGTCACAGATACAGATGAGACTGAACTTGCGAGGCAGATGGAGAGGCTTGAAAGAGAAAATGCCGAAGTGGATGGAGATGATGATGCAGAAGAAATGGAAGCCAAAGCTGAAGATTAA